GATGGCTGGCAGCAGTTTCTTCAGGCCCTGCAGGATTCCAACATCCTTGATCAGGTCAAGGCAAAAAAACTGATCGTTTCCGCCGTAGCGACCCGGGCCCCCATTATTTTGCAAAAAGGGGTTTTAAGCGGCCGCTTCTCATGGCGCGTGCAAATGCCGATTTTGGTTACTTATCAGAGTGCGAGCGAATTTTTTCAGCAAAACAATGTAGTCACTATGCTCATTACGCGCATTTCAACGCTTGATTCGCCTCGTGGAATTGGTATTGCACAATTTGTTGTAGGACAAGCCAGCGGTGGAGTCACTTGATGGAAAAAACAAACGTTTTACTTCAGTGGGTCGGTCTATCCGGTCTTTTGGTAGTTAATGCCCTGACCGTTACCCCCTATGCTGCCGATCAGACTGATTCGGCTCAACAGGCTTTGCAACAATTGCGATTACTGCAACAACGCTTGTCACAGACAGATCAAGGCAATCAGGCGGGTCTGCCGGAAGGCGGACAACCTGTTCAAGGTGGGCAGGCAGTCAATCGACCGCCGACAACCACAACGGCTTCCGCTGCGGCTAATCAGGGCCAGACGCGGCCACAGCAAAACAATCCACAGGATCCAACCATCACCGCCAATGACAAAGAGTTAATCGATGCCAAGGCGTTTGAAGGGGTTACTCGTCAGCTCTTTCCGCTAACCCCTGAGCAGATTGTGCGTTTGAAGCAGATTTACGAAGCCTCGGAATTTGCGGAAGCCTCTCCGGCGGGAACCCCGCCCAAGCCGACGGCCACGTCCCAATTTGTGAATTTGTCCCCGGGTTCAACCCCGCCCGTGATTCGTTTGTCGCAGGGTTTTGTGTCATCCCTGGTTTTTTTGGATTCCACGGGGGCTCCCTGGCCTATCAGCGCTTATGACTTAGGCGATCCCACGGCCTTTAATATTCAATGGGACAAAACCAGCAACACCCTGAT
This Legionella sp. MW5194 DNA region includes the following protein-coding sequences:
- a CDS encoding DotH/IcmK family type IV secretion protein, producing MEKTNVLLQWVGLSGLLVVNALTVTPYAADQTDSAQQALQQLRLLQQRLSQTDQGNQAGLPEGGQPVQGGQAVNRPPTTTTASAAANQGQTRPQQNNPQDPTITANDKELIDAKAFEGVTRQLFPLTPEQIVRLKQIYEASEFAEASPAGTPPKPTATSQFVNLSPGSTPPVIRLSQGFVSSLVFLDSTGAPWPISAYDLGDPTAFNIQWDKTSNTLMIQAQKLYNYGNLAVRLKGLNTPVMLTLIPGQKAVDYRVDLRVQGYGPNANNTPIEEGIPPSANDVLLHVLDGVPPQGSQRLTVSGGDARAWLLGDKMFVRTNLTILSPGWISSMTSADGMHAYEMQKSPVLLVSWHGKVMQLKVEGL